The Acidobacteriaceae bacterium nucleotide sequence GGAGCCGACGTCGTTCTTCCGCGGCGCGGTGGCGTGCACGGGCACGGAGTTCTGCAAGCTGGCGATCACGGAGACGAAGGCGTTCAACAAGTGGCTGGTGAGCGAGTTGGAAGAGCGTTTGCCGGAGTTTGATCAGCAGTTCCGCCTGCATGTGACGGGCTGCACGAACTCGTGCGGACAGGGTTGGATTGCGGACATCGGTCTCGAAGGCAAGAAGATGAAGGTGGATGGCGTGATGGTTGACGCGTTCTACTTCATGGTCGGCGGCAGCGTGGGCGGCGAGTATGCCGGCATCGCGCGGCAGATCGGCTACCGCGCTGCGGCGACGGATTGCCCGGAGGCGATTGAGCGCTTGCTGCGTGGCTATCTGAAGGGCCGCGGCGAGGGTGAGTCGTTGCGCAGCTACTTCCGACGGACGAGCGATGATGATTTGCGCGCGCAGTTGAATGGTGCGGAGATCGAAGCGATTGAGCGCGATATGACCAAGGTTGGTACTGGTCACGCGCCGGACGCGTAAGGAATAACGATGAGCCTGTTTCCTATGTTTCTGAAGCTCACGGCAAAGCCCTGCGTCGTTATCGGCGCGGGGAAGATCGCGGAGTCGAAGATTGAAAGCATGTTGCAAGCGGAGGCTTCCGTGCGCGTGATCGCGCCGGAGGCCCTGCCGCGTGTGCAGGAGTGGGCGGAGGCAGGCGAGATCGTCTGGGAGCAGCGGGAGTATCGCGAGGGAGACCTCGACGGCGCGTTTCTGTGTGTTGCAGGAACGGCGACGGCGGAGGTGAATCGCGCGGTGTTTCACGAGGCTTCGGCGAAGGGCGTGTTGTGCAATGCGGTGGATGATCCGCCGTTCTGCGACTTCTACTTCCCGTCGATTGTGAAGCGGGGCGAGTTGCAGATTGCGATCTCTACTGCAGGTGAGTCGCCTGCGTTGGCGATGCGTTTGCGCAAGGAGCTGAATGCGGCGCTGCCGCTGGATCTCGGCGAGTGGCTGATGGAGCTTG carries:
- a CDS encoding bifunctional precorrin-2 dehydrogenase/sirohydrochlorin ferrochelatase — its product is MSLFPMFLKLTAKPCVVIGAGKIAESKIESMLQAEASVRVIAPEALPRVQEWAEAGEIVWEQREYREGDLDGAFLCVAGTATAEVNRAVFHEASAKGVLCNAVDDPPFCDFYFPSIVKRGELQIAISTAGESPALAMRLRKELNAALPLDLGEWLMELGRLRREVTAVEPIGEPRKNLLHELASREVCGFAACPSRARAQQHMREQGFLKDDGGDGNLEAPEESVL